The sequence below is a genomic window from Ignavibacteria bacterium.
TAACTAGAAATTTAGAAAGTGATGCTTTTAAAGAACAATTTGCTTTGTTAGTAGCATCTGGTATAGACCCTGTTAGAGCATTAAAAATGGTTTTAGCTCCAAAACTTAAAATGACAGTAAGTAAAAGAAAATTTTTAAGTATTTTAATCAAATTATTAAACGATGAGGGTGTTATGGAACAAATAAGAGACATATATAACAGTGAATTTCTTAAGAAAATTCAAGAAGATCCAGACTTTTCTGATGAAAATTTACTTGATTATGTTAAAAGTTTTATGAAAAATGTAAGAAAAGGCTCTCAAACACACCTTAACAGCATCTTACCGCTATTAAAATTAACTGGAAAATTGCCTGAAGACTTTACTTTAACTCCTAAAAAAGAGAAAAATAATGTAAAAGATATAGATTATACTGAAATTCCTCCTGAACAATTACCTCCTACAACAGAAAATTCTCAATTTTGAGAAAATGTTTAAAAAAATTGTCGCAAATGTATGGTGGAAAACCACCCAGAAAAAAAATATGAGGGAAATATCCCTCATATAAATTCAAATCTATTTACTTTGATTTTACTATTATTGCCAGTGAGAGCAAGATAAGGCTTTAATTTCTTGGACGAATATTTCATCCAAGAAATCGGTACCTCGCGCTTTAATTCTTGATTCGTTTCTTCGTCACTCAAATCAAGAATTAGTCGCCTTCCTTTGAAGGGCTCTAAAAACAACTCTAAACTGCTTTGGCTGCTAATTTTTCGCGCAAAGGTTTCGTCTATTATATCGATAAAAACAATAAACCAAAGTTTACCATTAACAGAGGAGGTGAAACTCTCACTTAGGTTTATCTTGAATATTGAGTTTAAATCAACCATTTTCTACTCCTTTTACTAATATAGTATCTTAAGAGAATTTAACTATAAAACCACATATTTAAAAAAAATAGTGAGACATTATTGTCTCACTATCAGTTTTTAATATCTTAAAAAAGAGGGATGCTATTAACAGCATCCCTGGAGGATTGATTATATTCGTTGTATATATTCATTAGAGAACCTCGATCTCATTCTTTGGTTGTACAGTGGTCTCTTGAACGTCGAGTTTATCTCTTTCAAGAGATATGATATCAAATTCTAGTGTGTTAGCACCAACCGCTGCTAACAACTGAGTTGCAGACCAGAATTTACTTCCATTAGCAGTCTCCCTCCATTGACCACGTCTTGGAGACATACTTGAGACAGGAACTATTCTTTCAATCCCACTCCTGTCTTTAAATCTGAATGCAAAATATTTAAAATCAGGAAGTTCTTTAAGTCTGGTCAGCAATTCTAAGTTTCGATCTACATCATCAGCCTTCTCATTCACCTTATAGATGGAAACAAAAGCAGAGCTTTGAGCATCTCTTTGAGTTACTCTTACATCTAAACCATAACTCAATAATATCTTATAAAATTGCTGTTTAGGATTCATAACTGTACTCCTTATTATTTTATTTCCGAGTGGACTATTTTCATTATACCATTCTCTCTCCCACTCTAAGAGAGAATGATAATAATCCTGTACCCAGGGTTTATTTTCTAAATTTTCCATTTTTAGTATCTTCCTGGTTTATTTTTGAATATAGTATCTAGACCTTATCGATCATCATTCACAAAATCTTTTACTCCAAATAAGATTACTGTTATAACCAATATCACAAGTCCTAAACCCAACATAATTATAGGAAACTCTGTAAATAGCCTTATGTATATATATGTAGCAAACAGAAAGGCAACAACAAAGATATTTATCAATATAAACGCTACAAATGTTATTAGTACTTTAGGTAACTTCATTTCCTTCATCCTCCAAATTTATCCCATTTTTCATTTCTTCTTCAAGAAACTTTTTCAAGTTCTTAGCTCTTTGTCTATAATAGTGTACCATCACATCTTCTTGTCTCTTTGCCTTTTTAACAGCATCAATCAAGGCGAAAGAAAGAAAAACAACCCATAAAGTAAACATAACAAATGCAGCAAACGGATACTGTGCTAAAAATTCTACGTACAAAACTATTACTTTAAATACTAGAAAGCTTATTAAGTTTAAAGCAATTAAAAAAGATACAAACAGAAAGATTGTTTTTAGAATTTCTATAGCTTTCATTTTTTTACTCCTTAATTTTTAATTATACCAGGTGAAACTAGTTTACTGTAGAGTATAATGATACGCTCTCTGATATTAAATAAAGGACTAAAATCAGTCCATTCAATACCACAGATCAGGTGGCTAAAATTCTTAAGCTGAATTTTTTTATCAATATCTAAACCCTTGTACCACTCTAATGCTTTATTAACTGTTATTATATCAAACATGGTTTTACTCCTTTTTTTTGTTAATTACGGTTCTGGTATTTTTTCGCCTTTTTCAAACAGCTCAATAATGTAAGCTTCTTTCAGTTTATTCAAATTATCTATTGCCTGATTCCATGTCTGGCCATCTGCTACTAAACAGTTTTCTCCGAAAGTAGGGATCCAGGCACAATATCCACCACCTTCATTTTCCGGTATCTTTTTAATTCTAACAGGATACCGTAAGTTTAAATAGTACGCAATTCTTTTATAAGCACCCATAATAAATCTCCTTTTATTGTTTTGATATCTTGACCTTTCAAATCATAGGGAATGCTGTTAACAGCATTCCCTATGAATTATTGTCTTCAAGAATAATTGATTTTACAATTCTATCTCCATACATTTCCTGCCATTTCTCTGGTACATATTTTGCATGTTCTTTATAATTGAAAAATACTATTCCCATTCTCTTATATAACTCATCATCAATTTTTATAGGATCATCTTCAAGATCAGTGAGAATAAGAATATTATCTTTATAATCTCTACCAACTTTAACTAAAGTATTTAATATATTTGTACCACCTTCTGTACGATCATCTCTTAATAAATATTCTTTAGCATTATCATACTTTCTTACAATATCAGTATTAAATAAAATCACTTTGTCTATATACACTCCTTCTTCCATAAGAGCAGTTACAAACACTCTCATGGCTTTTCTTTTATCTTCATCTACACTACCTGAAACATCAATCATCAGAACTAATCTATCAAATACTCTTCTACCAAAATCTATATCTTCATAATCTCCATCTAATATTCTTAAAATCGTCTCAATATCTAACATTACAGGAGGATTATGAGAATAAGTTAAACATAATTCAGTATTTGACAGAAACTGACTTACAACATGTTTTACCTGATCTTTAACGTCTCTAAATATCTTAGATCTCTTTATTTCCCTTTTATATTCTTCATATGTTTCTCTACGAAAGAGTTCATCTAATTTCTTATAATCTAACAAACTAGAAACAGCTTCATTTATTATTTCTCTAAGATATCTCGTATCAATATCTCTAAAATCTTTCCCTGGTTTCATATTATTCTTATCGACGTCTTCTTCTTGATTTTGTTTCTTCTTTCTTCTCTTTTTCTTACCACTGCTATTACTCTGACTATCATCTGGTTTCTCTGTCATCATTATACCTTCATAAGTATCTACAGCACTACCATTTTTATCACTATCATGGTAGTTGAAAGTAGATGCCCACATTATAGCTAAGGTTAACAGCATCGTATATAAATCTCTATCACTGTCTATAAGTTCTTTATAAGAGCTCATAGCATTTAACAGTAAATACCTTAAAAACAATGGTTCTGTACTTAAATCTCTAATCTCTGCTCTTTCATCAAATAAATATGCTAATAAATCTACATACAATACTGATAAAACCTTAACTATTTTCCCAACTTCACTATGAACTTTAGTCTGCTTATCATCATTTGTAAACTTTATCATTTCCAAAATATCACTATCGCTTACCTGTTGTTCTTCAAAATTATATTTTACTGATTGAAGGATTCTAATATAATTGCTAATCTCTCTTTCTTTGTCCATAAAAGTATCATCACTAATCTTTCCCTTATCATTTAGACTTCTAAGTCTTTCAACACTATCACTCAAATATTTCAAAGTTCTTTCAATAGCTCTCATAATAGTACTTTTATATTCTTTAGCATTCATTAAAACACCTTCAACCATCTCAAAATACCGCGAATAATAGTCAAAATTATACAGAGAACTGTAATGATAATTATAGTAACTGTTATATAAGTCATCATCCCAGTTTTCTCTGTATCTATATCTGCTAAAATATTTTCTCCAGCTCATAATTAACTCCCTAAGTTATACTTTTAGTTGCAATTATCTCCAATAACTCTTTAGCTTTATCTTCTCTTCCGAGCTGTCTTAATTCATTGGCTAAGTTAACTAGATTACCTTGAATAGGAACTCTTTTTACAGGGTCTTTTACTCTATCAAGGTCTTCTAATGCTTTTTCTATTTCACTCATTATCGTTAAATGTCTTGGAAGAATATTATTTAAATCGGTAACTTCTAAACCAAGTACATATAATCCTACCACTTTATATAACTCATAACCTTCAAGATAATCTGTCAAAACTGGAATAAGATGATTAAGAGTTACTACTGTTCTGTCAGTCAAACTCACGTGATACTTTTTAACAGCATTTGCTATGAAAGCAAATACATCTTCAACTTCTTCCTTTTCCTGTAACTTTTCAATATTCAATGTATATTCTTTTAATTTTCTTCCAAACAACATATCAAAACCAAGTGGATTTACTTTCGCTTTGATAACAAATCTGTCTAAAAATGCTTCTGATGAAGTTTCTTTGATATCAATATTAGTTGTACCAACGATTAATTTTAATTTGCTTAAATCTCTCATTCTGGAACCGTCAAAAATCTTTCTCTCTCTCAATATTGAGAGGAGAAGATTTCTATTTTGAGAGTTTGCTTTATCGACTTCGTCTATTAATAGCGCTTCTGTATTTTCATCTAATCCACCAATTCTTCTAAGCTCTCCTTTCTGTGTTAATGCTACTGGATCTATATAACCATAGAATTCCTCTTTACGGGTATCATAACTTAATTGCTTAAATATCGTATTTAATCCCAAAGATTGACAAAAGTCTAATACTAGTTGAGTTTTAGCAGTTCCAGGATTACCTACTAATAAAATTGGAATTTCACTTTCCATAGAAACTGCCAGTAACTTAAATTCAGTTACTCTGTCTATTAATTTAGTTCTAATTTCCATAATATTTCTCCTTATTTTTAGTTTATCATTTCTGGTTTAATGTTTGTTAAGTTATCATTCTGACCACTTGTCATTTTCTCATAGATTTCCATAATCTTCATAATATCATATTCCATGCTGTTAAGATTTATCTTTCTATCATCAATTTCTTTAATTGTATTTATATACACTTCATCTAAAATGTTACCAAGTTGATTAATCTTTTCGCTTTCTAAGTGCAGAATTGCAAAACTGTAAGTAGAATACTCTTTCAATAGCGCATAAGCTATGGACATTCCCAGTCCTACATCGCTTGAATTAAGATATGCACCATTTAATTTTTCGTTTTCTTCTTTCTTAAACACCATTAGAGAATAAATTGTATCTAAAATGATTAAAATTTCAAATTTCTCTTCTGGTGTTAAGTCTTGTTTTTTTGCAACATTTGCTTTCATGAGAATAAAAAAT
It includes:
- a CDS encoding AAA domain-containing protein — translated: MEIRTKLIDRVTEFKLLAVSMESEIPILLVGNPGTAKTQLVLDFCQSLGLNTIFKQLSYDTRKEEFYGYIDPVALTQKGELRRIGGLDENTEALLIDEVDKANSQNRNLLLSILRERKIFDGSRMRDLSKLKLIVGTTNIDIKETSSEAFLDRFVIKAKVNPLGFDMLFGRKLKEYTLNIEKLQEKEEVEDVFAFIANAVKKYHVSLTDRTVVTLNHLIPVLTDYLEGYELYKVVGLYVLGLEVTDLNNILPRHLTIMSEIEKALEDLDRVKDPVKRVPIQGNLVNLANELRQLGREDKAKELLEIIATKSIT
- a CDS encoding VWA domain-containing protein; the protein is MSWRKYFSRYRYRENWDDDLYNSYYNYHYSSLYNFDYYSRYFEMVEGVLMNAKEYKSTIMRAIERTLKYLSDSVERLRSLNDKGKISDDTFMDKEREISNYIRILQSVKYNFEEQQVSDSDILEMIKFTNDDKQTKVHSEVGKIVKVLSVLYVDLLAYLFDERAEIRDLSTEPLFLRYLLLNAMSSYKELIDSDRDLYTMLLTLAIMWASTFNYHDSDKNGSAVDTYEGIMMTEKPDDSQSNSSGKKKRRKKKQNQEEDVDKNNMKPGKDFRDIDTRYLREIINEAVSSLLDYKKLDELFRRETYEEYKREIKRSKIFRDVKDQVKHVVSQFLSNTELCLTYSHNPPVMLDIETILRILDGDYEDIDFGRRVFDRLVLMIDVSGSVDEDKRKAMRVFVTALMEEGVYIDKVILFNTDIVRKYDNAKEYLLRDDRTEGGTNILNTLVKVGRDYKDNILILTDLEDDPIKIDDELYKRMGIVFFNYKEHAKYVPEKWQEMYGDRIVKSIILEDNNS